The Chroicocephalus ridibundus chromosome 3, bChrRid1.1, whole genome shotgun sequence genome includes the window GAATGTCACCAGCagccactgggaaagtcccagactggacttggTGACAGACAGGAACTGGGTTTGGGAACTGGAGTCAGGAacgcacagatcaggatcaaaggcagagactgacccctttgatccctcagcttttatactgagcatggggcagatgggatggaggaccctgttggtcagttttgggtcacctgtcctgtcctctcctccccgcagatgcaacccctctacgctcttctgcttccaaccctccaacagggcacaCAACAGAGTTAGTTAACCTTGGCTGTTACAGCAGTAAGTGTAAGCAAGcacctctctgcataccattccttggcattaactataaacatcagaccttatcactCTGAAAGCAGACACCGTCTGAAAAAAACACCATacttagttagaagagacttaactgaaaagtaaaattactgaaaaggaaattggCTCTGctctatctcaaaccaggacacacatgCTTTTACGGTCCTCTTGTTGCTGAAAGACTGCCAGAGAAACCTGATAAAAGGGGTCTGCTTTCCTAGCAGATCCTACAGGATCTGCAGTTTTATATTAGGTTAAAAGCAAGAGGAACATACGAATGCACGCTGCTTTGCAATAGGAATGATGAAGTCAGagtaagaacaaattaaaaataacagaaattaaaagtgaGAGCTGAAATTGTCAATATAAAGATGCTAACAATATCCACAGGATACTGAACTACTATAATAAACTTGTGTTGTAAGAGTATGTGGTAAACAGGGGGCTATCATTTCCGGGTTTTGTCAGAGAAAGAGTGGAGGAAGCTAGAAGGAAATCATCATAATCTAATATAGATGACATCTtctataattatttaaaaaaattaaaagtgtcaTTTATTCAAAACTAACATAATAATAGTCTTACTTAAAATGTCACAGTAgttctcatggggaaaaaagatttatttttcttggtttacaGCTGTAGGCTTTGCATAAATACTCCACAGTAACTGTATTTCAAGAGATTGAGTGGTTTTACATCCGGTATTCTCAAACCTATCAAATATTAAATCCcacaatgctttttaaaatgtaagcctCCATTACACCCGTTTGTACATGTGATAACCTACCCTCACTTGAAGCACAGAGAATTGATGTAAACTCATTCAGATAACGTATTCTCACTTTTCCAAGGAGTGGGAAACAACTTGGGATTTACAAAAAGACCAGTCATGTTTCAACTATTAAAAACTTCCTTATCTCTTCTAAGGAATGTAACTGTACATTACACACTTGTAAACAGAGAAATCCAGGCAGAAAGAACTTTCATATGAAAAAATTCCCGTAATTCAGAGAAAACAGCCCAAGTGTATGACACTAATACAGATCTATTTGTTTCCTGGAAGGAAGAATGCTATGTTAACTATGTGTGTACGCACATAGatattttctaaacagaaaactTACTTATGATAGCTAATTTTTGTACTGAACTCCAGAAAACAGAGAATCAATCCAATATTCTATCCCCAGGCATTCTCTAGGTTCAAAAAAGTTCCTCAAAACTCATCTTTAATGTTGAAATGTGGCTGATCTTCAGGTTTAAAGTCTAGATTGGGGCTGCCATCCTCATTCAGAATTCTTCGAGAAGTATAGCCAACAATTGGATATTTGGCCTTATAAACATTATTGAAGATATCATCCAGGGACGTCAGTTCCTCTTCTGTGAGTCCTGtctaaatgaaatatgaaaatgaaaagtcctgtctcaaagaaataaaaatacagatatttacatgcatttttcttttttattaattgctATAAAGCTTAGGGTTAGCTTTTGGGTTTACTTTGCAGAGCATGATTAACAAAGTTGATAGTATAGCctgtaattttattcttttctttcaaattcagtCCTGACAAAACTTTAATATATTCAGGTCAAACAAACGAGGGTTAATCTCCCTTCATTTTCCCTGCATAAGTAAATCACACCTCAAACAAGCAACAAGTCACTGCCAGAGATAGCATCCACCGTCATGTCAGTGACACAGGATACACTAAATCAACTGGGAAAGAAAGTGATTTACTCTCTTTGGAAGCATCTTTTTAAACAGCAGGTAATTTCCCCTTTATATGCTTATGTAAATTGTATTTATTCCACAGATTAAAAACTTTCCTCTTTAAGGCTGTTAACACTGTACCTTTCATGAGCAGTAAATGCATAtccattttatgtatttaaagaatattaattaattttattttgacagaTGTGAATCGCATAaattaacacaaatattttaattttatcattCATCATCTTTCAAAAGAATATAACtttgcaaaacagaattaaacagtCTATTTTCTTACTATATCATGTGTAAGATCTGCTGGATCCAGAGACATCTTTGCAACTCCTCTTGTtgagtcttttccaaccaaagCATTGTATGGGGCTCCTTTTCCATAAAAttctgtcagattaaaaaaaaataaaataatccagcGATGATCTGACAATGTACAGCATATAGTCTGCCTCTACTTTTCACCAACCTGTTATACTTGTCAGTGAACTGAAAGAAACAGCTCAAGTCTAAGACTCTTCTTTCCAAAACTGACttttcatttcctgcttttttataATATAaccctgtctttaaaaaaaaacccaaaccaaaacaaaagacaacagaGGGTGGGGTTACAAAATACAACCGTTGAACTCCTATACTGCGGTCTTAAAATATACCTATTATTTAGGGAGCTGCGCTTTACATTCTCATGAGAGGTTTGTAGACTCCAGACTTTGCAGTGGCAAGCCTTGTCTAACTTAGGTTTTGAAGATCAGCCAATGCGTACATCCAGACAAGCTGCGTTAACAAGCTTAGTACAAAGCAACAAGCCATTAGTTTGCTTGTGATGACATTACGGCAAGTGTCCAGGACCCCCATGGTACCTTCAGACATTTTACAGGAAATCTGGATTAAGTAGCAGGACTTCAAATTAAAACATCTGTAGTTCTTAGGGAAGGCACAAagagcaaatacagaaataaaaggtttAGGTGTAAATGATGAGACAAGAAacctcattaaaaaagaaaattttaaaagagaaaaaaattacttagccCCCCACTCTCCTTTCAAAATCACAGTCAACTCTTCCAAGAGTTTTGACCAGGCCACTGGACAGCACGGGTAGGCAACCACcagcacaaaaggaaaagatgaagctGCAGCAATGCTGATTCTGTGTAGTGCAATACAAGGACATCCAAGTTCACTTTGATGTGGTCAGTTCATGTACCCAGTGCAATAAAATGCTGTAGTGCCGGCTTGCGTGTGGCCTGACCCCACATCTGGTGAGGACTCAGGGGTCTGGGCAGGTATCTTCTGCATTTCTTGTCAGCACCCAAGCTAACTGGACTACACTGGTTTGTCTGTCTACGTGTACTGTAATCTCAAACCAGTGTAAATTCTAGACAAAACCTGAGTGGGGGAGGTGTCAGAGGAGGAAAAtcgatttttttaaaaaaagaaaaaaagtatattctttCTGTTGCAATTGAACTGCAGGCTTCTAATACATTgggagtatttaaaaataaatgaccGAATAATAGCATGAGAACAAAGCAGATGGCAGAGGAGAAGCAAACTCACCTTTTCCAGAAGTGACATCAAATACTACTCCCTTCACCGCCAGGTAAATGGGCTGTCCTTCCTGGAAAGAAAGCCATCAATATATCCTCAACACTTAAGCGCAGGCAAAAGGCAATTAGTTTTAGCTATGAAATTCATAAGCACTCAGGACACAAAGAAGAGAATTAAATTATTATCTGTTATATGTTTTCtcttgtttgtgtgtgtataccaGCATACACATTATCTCTCTTGAAAGTTCTTGCTTGTGCTTTGAACTgtccctgattatttttttttagaatttaagCATATAGAATGAGAGAATCTTTTTAACATAAACATCACAATCACAGAAGACGTCCCTCTTGCAAGTCACCTCTCGTCTGCATGCTTGTCTGCTAGAAGATGATCAACTGCGTCTTTCCATTCCTAATGCAGATGGATATTGCCCAAGATAAAAGGGTGTTTGGCCAACAGCATTCTTTATTTGATTAAGACAACAACAGATAAATACATAAACACAGACAAATCTGATCTGCTGACATCTGTTTTACTTAATAAGGCAGTGCTTCTGCTTTGTCTTTCATCCACAAGATGTATTTTTAGTCAGATGCGGGTTAGTTTCTTGGAAGTGCCTAGAGAAGACCCTGGGAAGGTCAGCCAGCAAGTTTTTcaaaagagaagacagatgttTATCAGTATAGGACCTTATTGTTTTGAATATGATCTTCTGCTGAGATTTCTGCATCACAGAAAGCTAAAAAATGTTAAGTTGAAATTGCTTTGTTATTTCTATAATCTTGTAGGGGAAAAAGAGGGTCTAAATACATGGTTTAATTAATTATTCAGAGAAAATTA containing:
- the NENF gene encoding neudesin; this encodes MAGGAARLLLAALLGALPAAAERELRFRPPAEAPVRLFTEPELARYDGQQEGQPIYLAVKGVVFDVTSGKEFYGKGAPYNALVGKDSTRGVAKMSLDPADLTHDITGLTEEELTSLDDIFNNVYKAKYPIVGYTSRRILNEDGSPNLDFKPEDQPHFNIKDEF